A window of the Acidimicrobiales bacterium genome harbors these coding sequences:
- a CDS encoding ArsC/Spx/MgsR family protein has protein sequence MLQNKGIDHEIVLYLKDKPDRATLERVLSKLEDPPGDLVRRDKFFNETVVGRDGFDPETLDDPAVVIELLVKHPKLLQRPVIETATTAIIGRPRDRVPALFTSS, from the coding sequence GTGCTGCAGAACAAGGGCATCGACCACGAGATCGTGCTCTACCTCAAGGACAAGCCTGACCGGGCCACCCTCGAGCGAGTGCTCTCGAAACTCGAAGATCCGCCGGGCGATCTCGTGCGACGAGACAAGTTCTTCAACGAGACCGTGGTGGGGCGAGACGGCTTCGATCCCGAAACGCTCGACGACCCCGCGGTCGTCATCGAACTACTCGTGAAACACCCCAAGCTGCTGCAGCGGCCGGTGATCGAGACCGCCACCACCGCCATCATCGGCCGCCCCCGCGATCGGGTACCTGCACTGTTCACGTCGTCGTAG
- the whiG gene encoding RNA polymerase sigma factor WhiG: MASIETETDLAEVWQRYKQKHHQADRDQLIVYYAPLVKFVASRIAAGLPQNVDQADLVSYGMFGLIDAITKFDLDRGFKFETYAISRIKGAVLDELRSIDWVPRSVRAKAKSVERAMAKLESEFHRAPTDEEIAAELGMTDQQLTNIYNQISSLGLVALDEMLGGGGDSMTFGDTLADRHDGPGGVYERVEMRQTLADAVNRMGEREKIVLTLYYYESLTLAEIGRVLGVTESRVCQIHTKAVLQLRSKLTANEREAV, translated from the coding sequence GTGGCGAGTATCGAAACCGAAACCGATCTGGCAGAAGTCTGGCAGCGGTACAAACAGAAGCATCACCAGGCGGACCGCGACCAGCTGATCGTCTACTACGCACCGTTGGTGAAGTTCGTTGCGTCGCGTATTGCTGCCGGTCTTCCTCAGAACGTCGACCAGGCCGACCTCGTCAGCTACGGCATGTTCGGCTTGATCGACGCGATCACCAAGTTCGATCTCGACCGCGGGTTCAAGTTCGAGACGTACGCCATCTCGCGCATCAAGGGGGCAGTGCTCGACGAGCTGCGCTCGATCGATTGGGTCCCGAGGTCGGTGCGAGCCAAGGCGAAGTCGGTCGAGCGGGCGATGGCCAAGCTCGAGTCCGAGTTCCATCGCGCCCCGACCGACGAAGAGATCGCCGCTGAGCTCGGCATGACCGACCAGCAGTTGACCAACATCTACAACCAGATCTCGAGCCTGGGCCTCGTTGCCCTCGACGAGATGCTCGGTGGTGGAGGCGATTCGATGACCTTCGGCGACACGCTCGCCGACCGTCACGACGGTCCAGGCGGTGTCTATGAGCGGGTCGAGATGCGCCAGACGCTGGCCGACGCCGTGAACCGTATGGGTGAGCGAGAGAAGATCGTGCTCACGCTGTACTACTACGAGAGCCTCACGCTGGCCGAGATCGGGCGGGTGCTCGGTGTCACCGAGAGCCGCGTCTGCCAGATCCACACCAAGGCCGTCCTCCAGCTGCGATCCAAACTGACGGCAAACGAGCGAGAAGCGGTCTGA
- a CDS encoding cytochrome c, with translation MRSTEMAVLTGRVRSLVVGVTATLLIAGCAAATTPEVTNGDPVLEQGRELYIRQCSSCHGSDGGGGRGTKLNDGAVLAAYPDIADQLVVVSEGRNAMPAFGGRFDDAELDAVVRYTREVLAESGGSDG, from the coding sequence ATGCGTTCTACCGAGATGGCCGTCTTGACCGGTCGTGTTCGCTCCCTGGTGGTCGGGGTCACAGCGACGCTGCTGATCGCGGGGTGTGCGGCGGCGACGACGCCCGAGGTGACCAACGGCGATCCGGTCCTCGAACAGGGTCGCGAGCTCTACATCCGTCAGTGCTCGTCGTGTCACGGCTCCGACGGCGGTGGCGGGCGTGGCACGAAGCTCAACGACGGTGCGGTGCTCGCCGCCTACCCCGACATCGCCGATCAGCTGGTGGTGGTGAGCGAGGGCAGGAACGCCATGCCGGCGTTCGGCGGGCGGTTCGACGACGCCGAGCTCGACGCAGTGGTCCGCTACACCCGCGAGGTGCTGGCAGAGAGCGGCGGCTCGGACGGCTGA
- the trmD gene encoding tRNA (guanosine(37)-N1)-methyltransferase TrmD, with product MRVDIITIFPEVIEAYGWASILGRARNAGHLDLRVHDLRAAADDPHRSVDDSPFGGGAGMVLMPDPIFRTVEAADVPRPILYLSPTGRTLDQAYARELSTLDGFTLLCGRYEGVDERVRTHLIDGEVSIGDYVLAGGELGALVVLETVARLVPGVLGNTESAADESFSDGLLEYPHYTRPAEYRGWEVPAVLRSGNHALVERWRRAQSLRRTIDHRPDLIAARGGLDEADRTLLAEFDLD from the coding sequence ATGAGGGTCGACATCATCACGATCTTCCCCGAGGTCATCGAGGCGTACGGCTGGGCCAGCATCCTCGGGCGGGCCCGAAATGCCGGCCACCTCGATCTGCGTGTTCACGACTTACGCGCCGCCGCCGACGACCCTCACCGCTCGGTCGACGATTCGCCGTTCGGTGGTGGCGCGGGCATGGTGCTCATGCCCGACCCGATCTTCCGGACCGTCGAAGCAGCCGACGTCCCGAGGCCGATCCTGTACCTGTCGCCCACCGGTCGCACGCTCGACCAGGCCTACGCCCGTGAGCTCTCGACGCTCGACGGGTTCACCCTGCTGTGTGGTCGCTACGAAGGCGTCGACGAGCGGGTGCGCACCCACTTGATCGACGGTGAGGTGTCGATCGGGGACTACGTGCTGGCCGGTGGCGAGTTGGGAGCACTCGTCGTTCTCGAAACGGTCGCCCGGCTGGTGCCGGGTGTGCTGGGCAACACCGAATCGGCGGCCGACGAATCGTTCAGCGATGGGCTGCTCGAGTATCCCCACTACACCCGACCAGCGGAGTACCGGGGGTGGGAGGTGCCGGCGGTGCTGCGTTCGGGCAACCATGCGCTCGTCGAGCGATGGCGACGAGCACAGTCCTTGCGACGGACCATCGACCATCGCCCCGACCTCATCGCCGCTCGCGGTGGGCTCGACGAGGCGGATCGTACCCTCCTCGCCGAATTCGACCTGGACTGA
- a CDS encoding YraN family protein has protein sequence MSAGRTRTELARFGEDRAAEWYRERGFEVLEQNWFCPPAYGRGELDVIVKKGSLVVICEVKTRTSTRFGYGHEAVGWSKQQQVRKLATIWLHETASPHRGYVELRFDVADVDASGHVRMYEQAF, from the coding sequence ATGAGTGCGGGGCGGACCAGGACCGAGCTGGCGCGCTTCGGCGAGGATCGCGCTGCCGAGTGGTACCGCGAGCGGGGCTTCGAGGTGCTCGAGCAGAACTGGTTCTGCCCGCCTGCCTACGGGCGCGGCGAACTCGACGTCATCGTGAAGAAGGGCTCGTTGGTCGTGATCTGCGAGGTCAAGACTCGCACCTCGACTCGATTCGGGTATGGGCACGAGGCGGTGGGTTGGTCGAAACAACAGCAGGTTCGCAAGCTGGCGACGATCTGGCTTCACGAGACCGCCAGCCCCCATCGGGGATATGTCGAACTCCGCTTCGACGTGGCCGATGTCGATGCCAGCGGGCACGTGCGTATGTACGAGCAGGCCTTCTGA
- a CDS encoding DNA-processing protein DprA has product MSDDERAARVALSQLEGVGPARLRWLMGERSAAMTLHGLRRGSLPIDDGAPPRGVNAALVARWQAAARTVDAEAALARHRSSGIEVLVPGDPHWPFSSDPEPPSVLYVWGNPGSLHGRPRAAIVGTRRCTDLGRGIANDLGAELATAGVDVVSGLALGIDGAAHAGTVGACRVLTHQGAPCGLPIAVVANGLDRVSPRFHRALTEQVASLGAVVSESPLGTNGDRWRFPARNRLIAGLSDVVIVVESHAKGGALITVDEAIERQVPVMAVPGSIRSAASSGTNRLLVDGAVPLCSVADALAVLGVGTQSSSQGVLFDDASSVDTGTSGHSGSASDTPLQRSLLAELAVGSMSIDRLVAVSGHGLAEVMMAIQHLAVAGRVGQVGSTVSLSSEARRTPG; this is encoded by the coding sequence ATGAGCGACGATGAACGGGCGGCGCGCGTGGCGCTGTCGCAACTCGAGGGTGTCGGTCCGGCGCGGCTGCGCTGGCTGATGGGGGAGCGATCGGCGGCGATGACGCTGCACGGGCTGCGCCGAGGGTCGCTCCCGATCGATGATGGTGCACCACCTCGGGGGGTGAACGCTGCACTGGTCGCCCGATGGCAGGCGGCCGCCCGCACCGTCGACGCCGAAGCCGCGCTCGCACGACATCGATCGAGTGGTATCGAGGTACTCGTCCCCGGCGACCCGCACTGGCCCTTCAGCAGCGATCCCGAGCCACCATCCGTGCTGTATGTCTGGGGAAACCCTGGCTCGCTCCATGGGCGGCCGAGGGCGGCGATCGTCGGCACCAGGCGCTGTACCGATCTCGGGCGGGGCATCGCGAACGACCTCGGGGCGGAGCTGGCAACGGCCGGCGTCGACGTGGTCAGCGGTCTTGCGTTGGGGATCGACGGCGCCGCCCATGCCGGCACGGTGGGGGCCTGCCGTGTCCTGACCCACCAGGGCGCACCCTGCGGTCTCCCGATCGCCGTCGTGGCCAACGGACTCGATCGGGTGTCGCCGCGGTTCCACCGGGCGCTGACCGAGCAGGTGGCGAGCCTCGGTGCGGTGGTGAGTGAATCACCGCTCGGCACCAACGGCGATCGCTGGCGCTTCCCCGCCCGCAATCGACTGATCGCCGGACTCAGCGATGTGGTGATCGTGGTCGAGAGCCACGCCAAGGGTGGCGCCTTGATCACGGTCGACGAAGCCATCGAACGCCAGGTGCCGGTGATGGCCGTGCCGGGTTCGATCCGCTCTGCGGCCTCGAGCGGCACCAATCGGCTGCTGGTCGACGGAGCGGTGCCGCTGTGTTCCGTCGCCGATGCGCTCGCCGTTCTCGGCGTCGGAACCCAGTCGTCGTCGCAGGGTGTGCTGTTCGACGATGCGTCGAGCGTCGACACCGGCACGTCGGGCCATTCCGGGTCGGCGAGCGATACCCCGCTCCAACGATCACTGCTCGCCGAGCTGGCGGTCGGCTCCATGTCGATCGATCGTTTGGTGGCGGTCAGCGGTCACGGCCTCGCCGAGGTGATGATGGCCATCCAACACCTGGCGGTCGCCGGCCGGGTCGGCCAGGTCGGTTCGACCGTCTCGCTGTCGTCCGAAGCCCGGCGAACGCCCGGATAG
- a CDS encoding peptidoglycan DD-metalloendopeptidase family protein gives MSASAGRSVESGHGEAWIVPVDAGVVDEFRPPANRYAAGNRGIEYATSSGDPVVAVADGRVVFAGAVGGAKHVTIDHGNGLRSTSAFVETVLVVRGQHVAQGDLIARAGPGFHLTARLGDTYIDPALLFAGAEVILALTPGPASNGRSAPVETARTWSLPGVEVVGRALADAVTFRHSAELGLEVVRRWQTQDCDSGHGGAIGGRGADGRPINGGSVEGVSGESAGADEADLEGVSGEGAGGDAAGGGEAVALGADVPAAGRVVIQVGGLGSSSDDASIGQLDLVGLGYDPGDIVGFSYAGGCTPSPFGLDPIGGSSLAVALGSQPYGPSDTYADVDLAAGRLADLIEAVAVARPGQPIDIAAHSLGGVVARRALELLVERPGAVLPSTVVTIGSPHQGVNLADAALAVEPGSVTSAALDAIGPVSDVWDAISVAQVASTGPLALEPPSPPPEGVRVVSIGGSTDLVVPLSATWWDGATNVIVPADVADAPGLHSELPGLSIVGDEFGRVIAGRLPGCRSLAEHLIAVAQTGVIQEAEDLVATGLGIIALVD, from the coding sequence GTGTCCGCCAGTGCCGGGCGTTCGGTCGAGTCCGGACACGGCGAGGCGTGGATCGTCCCGGTCGATGCCGGCGTAGTCGACGAGTTTCGGCCGCCGGCGAATCGATACGCCGCGGGCAACCGTGGCATCGAGTACGCCACGAGTTCGGGCGATCCCGTGGTTGCGGTGGCTGACGGTCGAGTGGTGTTCGCCGGCGCCGTCGGTGGAGCGAAGCACGTCACCATCGATCACGGCAACGGCCTGCGCTCGACCTCGGCGTTTGTCGAGACGGTGCTCGTCGTGCGAGGGCAACACGTGGCGCAGGGCGACCTCATCGCTCGCGCCGGTCCGGGCTTCCACCTGACGGCACGGCTCGGTGACACCTACATCGACCCAGCACTGCTGTTCGCCGGCGCCGAGGTGATCCTTGCGCTCACCCCGGGGCCGGCGAGCAATGGCCGTTCGGCGCCGGTCGAGACCGCTCGCACTTGGAGCCTCCCAGGCGTCGAGGTGGTCGGCCGGGCGTTGGCCGATGCCGTCACCTTTCGACACAGCGCCGAGTTGGGGCTGGAGGTCGTGCGGCGGTGGCAAACACAAGACTGCGATTCGGGGCACGGAGGGGCGATCGGCGGACGAGGAGCCGATGGTCGCCCGATCAACGGCGGGAGCGTCGAGGGTGTCAGCGGTGAAAGCGCTGGTGCCGACGAGGCAGATCTCGAAGGTGTGAGTGGCGAAGGCGCAGGTGGAGACGCAGCGGGAGGCGGTGAAGCGGTCGCGCTTGGTGCCGACGTTCCTGCGGCCGGGCGTGTCGTCATCCAGGTAGGAGGGCTGGGCTCGTCCAGCGACGACGCATCGATCGGCCAGCTCGATCTGGTGGGACTTGGCTACGACCCGGGAGACATCGTCGGGTTCTCCTACGCCGGTGGGTGCACGCCGTCGCCGTTCGGTCTCGATCCGATCGGGGGTAGTTCGCTTGCGGTTGCACTCGGGTCGCAGCCGTATGGGCCGTCGGACACCTACGCCGATGTCGATCTGGCTGCCGGTCGCCTGGCCGACCTGATCGAGGCGGTGGCTGTCGCCCGTCCCGGGCAGCCGATCGACATCGCCGCACACAGCCTCGGGGGCGTGGTTGCCCGTCGGGCACTCGAGCTGCTCGTCGAGCGGCCGGGCGCCGTGCTGCCGTCGACGGTCGTGACCATCGGCTCACCGCATCAGGGCGTCAACCTGGCCGACGCCGCACTTGCGGTCGAGCCGGGGTCGGTTACGTCAGCTGCGCTTGATGCCATTGGTCCGGTGAGTGACGTGTGGGACGCCATCTCGGTTGCGCAGGTGGCCTCGACAGGGCCGCTGGCGCTCGAGCCGCCGTCGCCCCCACCCGAGGGCGTGCGGGTCGTGTCGATCGGGGGCTCGACCGATCTCGTCGTTCCCCTCTCGGCAACCTGGTGGGACGGTGCCACCAACGTGATCGTGCCGGCCGACGTAGCCGACGCCCCCGGCCTCCACAGCGAGCTCCCGGGCCTGTCCATCGTTGGCGATGAGTTCGGTCGAGTGATCGCCGGTCGGCTGCCCGGCTGTCGTTCGCTGGCCGAGCACTTGATCGCCGTCGCCCAGACCGGTGTGATCCAGGAAGCCGAAGACCTGGTCGCTACGGGTCTCGGCATCATCGCCCTCGTCGACTGA
- a CDS encoding YifB family Mg chelatase-like AAA ATPase: MFACIPTAVVEGVDGLAVHVEIKTGPGLPAMNIIGMPDTSCREATDRVRAALLSSGLDWPQIRLTVNLSPSGVRKTGAGFDLAIALGVLVVSEQLTPESVQGLGALGELGLDGSLRPVNGMVALAHAVPAGRVIVPDAQGSSVAAVRPGEAISARSLREVFDALSGEGAPLALATTSPHDPSDDEPRLELAEVRGQMLARRALEIAAAGGHHLLMVGPAGAGKSMLAARLPALLPDLDLDEAVSVTKVHSVAGARIPDSGLLRRPPFRAPHHGASAVALIGGGSHTIRPGEISMASNGVLFLDEMGEFPVAVLEALRQPLEEGVVRVARANSSAVMPARFQLVGAMNPCPCGEARPGRTCRCNDVARARYARRLSGPLLDRFDLRIEVEPPDPHLLIGESPHETTAVVAHRVALAREIAHGRGLRCNAELAARDLDTLAPLTSDARRLIEATLLRGLLSGRGVRRVRTVARTVADLAGCDGPVGEEAIATAMALRATPFSVVGA; this comes from the coding sequence GTGTTTGCTTGCATACCCACCGCCGTGGTCGAAGGTGTCGACGGGCTCGCCGTCCACGTCGAGATCAAGACTGGGCCCGGCCTCCCGGCCATGAACATCATCGGCATGCCCGATACCTCGTGTCGCGAGGCCACCGATCGGGTGCGGGCGGCGCTGCTGTCGTCGGGCCTCGACTGGCCGCAGATTCGGCTCACCGTCAACCTGTCGCCGAGCGGCGTGCGAAAGACCGGTGCGGGCTTCGACCTCGCCATCGCGCTCGGCGTGCTGGTGGTGAGCGAGCAGCTCACGCCCGAGTCGGTGCAGGGGCTCGGCGCCCTCGGCGAGCTCGGGCTCGACGGGTCGCTGCGACCGGTCAACGGCATGGTGGCGCTGGCCCACGCCGTTCCCGCGGGCCGGGTGATCGTGCCGGATGCCCAGGGGTCGAGCGTGGCGGCGGTTCGACCGGGCGAAGCCATCTCGGCTCGGTCACTACGCGAGGTGTTCGACGCCCTGTCCGGCGAGGGTGCCCCGCTGGCATTGGCGACCACCAGTCCTCACGATCCGTCCGATGACGAGCCTCGGCTCGAGCTGGCCGAGGTCCGGGGTCAGATGCTGGCACGACGGGCACTCGAGATCGCCGCCGCCGGTGGTCACCACCTCCTGATGGTCGGGCCGGCAGGCGCCGGCAAGAGCATGTTGGCGGCGCGCCTGCCGGCGTTGTTACCCGATCTCGACCTCGACGAGGCGGTATCGGTCACCAAGGTTCACTCGGTGGCGGGCGCTCGGATCCCCGACAGTGGCCTCCTGCGGCGACCACCGTTCCGGGCGCCACACCATGGGGCTTCGGCGGTTGCGCTGATCGGCGGCGGGTCCCACACGATTCGGCCCGGCGAGATCTCGATGGCTAGCAATGGTGTGTTGTTCCTCGACGAGATGGGCGAGTTCCCGGTGGCGGTGCTCGAAGCGCTCCGCCAACCGCTCGAGGAAGGAGTGGTGCGCGTGGCCAGGGCGAACTCGAGTGCGGTCATGCCAGCACGCTTCCAACTCGTTGGCGCCATGAATCCCTGTCCATGCGGCGAGGCCCGCCCCGGTCGTACCTGTCGCTGCAACGACGTGGCCCGTGCTCGTTATGCCCGTCGGCTCAGCGGACCCCTGCTCGACCGTTTCGATCTGCGGATCGAGGTCGAACCGCCGGATCCGCATCTCCTGATCGGTGAATCGCCGCACGAGACCACTGCCGTGGTGGCCCATCGGGTCGCCTTGGCACGCGAGATCGCCCACGGTCGCGGGTTGCGCTGCAACGCCGAGCTGGCAGCACGCGACCTCGACACGCTGGCGCCCCTCACCAGCGACGCCCGGCGATTGATCGAGGCCACGCTCTTGCGGGGGCTGCTGAGCGGGCGTGGCGTACGACGGGTGCGCACCGTGGCCCGGACGGTGGCCGATCTCGCCGGCTGCGACGGCCCGGTGGGGGAGGAAGCGATCGCCACGGCGATGGCGCTTCGCGCCACCCCGTTCTCGGTGGTGGGGGCATGA
- the pyrH gene encoding UMP kinase, which produces MADQSTLRWKRVLLKVSGEAFAGDKGIGIDGAVVQRIAEDIMDARYNLGAEMAIVVGGGNIWRGMTGAEGGLDRAQADYMGMLATVMNALALQDVLEQRGVPTRVQSAIRMPQVAEEYIRRRAIRHLEKGRVVIFAAGTGNPFFTTDTTAALRAVEIDADVLIKGTHGGVDGIYTADPRVDASATKIDELTYLDVLNDGLKVMDSTAITHSMDNDMPIVVFDLLGDGNLRSLLCGESIGTLVS; this is translated from the coding sequence ATGGCAGATCAATCGACTCTCCGGTGGAAACGGGTCCTGCTGAAGGTCTCGGGCGAGGCCTTCGCCGGCGACAAGGGCATCGGGATCGATGGTGCGGTCGTCCAGCGCATTGCCGAAGACATCATGGATGCCCGGTACAACCTGGGTGCCGAGATGGCGATCGTGGTCGGCGGCGGCAACATCTGGCGAGGGATGACCGGCGCCGAGGGTGGGCTCGACCGGGCCCAGGCCGACTACATGGGCATGCTGGCGACCGTGATGAACGCGTTGGCGCTCCAGGATGTGCTCGAGCAGCGGGGCGTTCCCACTCGGGTCCAGTCGGCCATCCGGATGCCGCAGGTCGCCGAGGAGTACATCCGCCGCCGGGCCATTCGCCACCTCGAGAAGGGCCGTGTGGTCATCTTCGCTGCCGGCACCGGCAACCCCTTCTTCACCACGGACACCACGGCGGCACTGCGGGCCGTCGAGATCGACGCCGACGTGCTGATCAAGGGCACGCACGGCGGGGTCGACGGCATCTACACCGCCGATCCGCGGGTCGACGCGTCGGCCACCAAGATCGATGAGCTGACTTACCTCGACGTCCTCAACGACGGTCTGAAGGTGATGGATTCCACCGCCATCACCCACAGCATGGACAACGACATGCCGATCGTCGTGTTCGACCTGTTGGGCGATGGCAACCTGCGTTCCCTGCTCTGTGGCGAATCCATCGGTACGCTGGTCTCATGA
- a CDS encoding DUF2469 family protein produces the protein MSTDDLERYEAEIELELYREYRDVIKMFRFVVESDRRFYLANEVVRLSAPGAAFVEYELTDAWVWDMYRQTRFLHRVTVASSRGIAVEELPASEL, from the coding sequence GTGAGTACCGACGATCTCGAACGCTACGAAGCCGAGATCGAGCTGGAGCTCTACCGGGAGTACCGAGACGTCATCAAGATGTTTCGTTTCGTGGTCGAATCCGACCGCCGTTTCTACCTCGCCAACGAGGTCGTGCGACTCTCCGCACCTGGCGCTGCCTTCGTGGAATACGAGCTGACCGACGCATGGGTGTGGGATATGTACCGCCAGACGCGTTTCTTGCACCGGGTGACCGTGGCGAGTTCGCGGGGCATTGCCGTCGAGGAGCTGCCGGCCTCCGAGCTCTGA
- the rplS gene encoding 50S ribosomal protein L19, translated as MNLTDIVEQTQLRDDVPSFDPGDTVKVHVKVVEGTRERVQIFQGVVIGRQGAGARETFRVRKLSFGVGVERTFPVHSPIIEKIEVVSRGDVRRAKLYYLRDRVGKAAKVKEKRFN; from the coding sequence ATGAACCTGACTGACATCGTTGAACAAACACAGCTGCGTGACGACGTTCCCAGTTTCGATCCCGGTGACACCGTGAAAGTGCACGTGAAGGTGGTCGAGGGAACGCGCGAGCGTGTCCAGATCTTCCAGGGCGTCGTCATCGGTCGTCAGGGCGCTGGCGCCCGCGAGACCTTCCGGGTCCGCAAGCTCAGCTTCGGTGTCGGCGTGGAGCGCACCTTCCCCGTCCACTCGCCGATCATCGAGAAGATCGAGGTCGTCAGCCGTGGCGACGTCCGCCGGGCCAAGCTCTATTACCTGCGCGACCGTGTCGGCAAGGCCGCCAAGGTCAAAGAGAAGCGCTTCAACTGA
- the rpsB gene encoding 30S ribosomal protein S2 — MTAVVTMKQLLDAGVHFGHQTRRWNPKMKRFIHGERGGIYVLDLVQTLQRIEKAYIFVRDTVAEGGTVLFVGTKKQAQEPIKRHAQSVGMPYVNQRWLGGMLTNYQTISKRVSKLVEYERMRAAGEFEQMPKKEALLYTRELEKLDRNIGGIKTMAKSPDVVFILDTIKEHIAVTEARKLNIPIVAVVDTNVDPDLITFPIPGNDDAIRSAELMTRVIAEAIAEGKLMYASKHGVPTAPAEVIERSPEEEAEFAARQEAARSAAAAEAAAREARLAAAKAAEQAEAAEAAAAAAEAPAAEAAAEEAPAEEAAAESASDDAAES, encoded by the coding sequence GTGACTGCAGTCGTCACCATGAAGCAGCTCCTCGACGCGGGTGTCCACTTCGGGCACCAGACCCGTCGCTGGAACCCGAAGATGAAGCGGTTCATCCACGGCGAGCGTGGGGGCATCTACGTCCTCGACCTCGTCCAGACGCTTCAGCGCATCGAGAAGGCCTACATCTTCGTCCGCGACACCGTCGCCGAGGGTGGCACCGTGCTCTTCGTCGGCACCAAGAAGCAGGCGCAGGAGCCCATCAAGCGTCACGCCCAGTCGGTCGGGATGCCCTACGTCAACCAGCGTTGGCTCGGCGGCATGCTCACCAACTACCAGACCATCTCGAAGCGAGTGTCGAAGCTGGTCGAGTACGAGCGCATGCGCGCCGCCGGCGAGTTCGAGCAGATGCCGAAGAAGGAAGCCCTGCTCTACACCCGTGAGCTCGAGAAGCTCGACCGCAACATCGGCGGTATCAAGACCATGGCGAAGTCGCCCGACGTGGTGTTCATTCTCGACACCATCAAGGAACACATCGCAGTCACCGAGGCTCGCAAGCTGAACATCCCGATCGTCGCCGTCGTCGACACCAACGTCGACCCCGACCTCATCACCTTCCCGATCCCGGGCAACGACGACGCCATCCGCTCGGCCGAGCTGATGACCCGTGTCATCGCCGAGGCCATCGCCGAGGGCAAGCTCATGTACGCCTCCAAGCACGGCGTGCCCACGGCCCCGGCCGAGGTCATCGAGCGCTCGCCCGAGGAAGAGGCCGAGTTCGCCGCCCGTCAGGAAGCCGCCCGTTCCGCCGCTGCCGCCGAGGCCGCAGCCCGCGAGGCCCGCCTCGCTGCCGCCAAGGCCGCCGAGCAGGCCGAAGCCGCCGAGGCTGCCGCTGCTGCTGCCGAAGCCCCGGCCGCCGAAGCTGCCGCCGAGGAGGCTCCCGCCGAGGAAGCTGCCGCCGAGTCCGCATCCGACGACGCAGCCGAGAGCTGA
- the tsf gene encoding translation elongation factor Ts, with product MADFSAKDVQELRKSTGAGMMDAKRALVDSGGDFDGAVQILREKGLAKAATRADRENAEGVIAIAQDDTGAALVQLKSETDFSAKSDAFQALVQELADLVLAKGPEAVAEKQEAIEDLKLVIKENIEIGTVERFLASDGKTIDAYLHGGGRAGVLVEGEGVDADTLHEVALNVAFAKPTYLTREDVPADEVAKERSALLDITKSEGKPEAAWEKIVDGRLNSWFGERVLLEQGVLGEKETVSQRIGSGSITRFVLSTIG from the coding sequence ATGGCTGATTTCAGCGCGAAAGACGTGCAAGAACTTCGGAAGTCGACCGGCGCCGGCATGATGGACGCCAAGCGCGCCCTGGTCGATTCGGGCGGCGACTTCGACGGCGCCGTCCAGATCCTTCGTGAAAAGGGGCTGGCCAAGGCCGCCACCCGAGCGGATCGCGAGAACGCCGAAGGCGTCATTGCTATCGCCCAGGACGACACCGGCGCTGCACTCGTGCAGCTCAAGTCCGAGACCGACTTCTCCGCGAAGTCCGACGCCTTCCAGGCGCTGGTCCAGGAGCTGGCCGACCTCGTGCTGGCCAAGGGCCCCGAGGCCGTTGCCGAGAAGCAAGAGGCCATCGAAGACCTCAAGCTCGTCATCAAGGAAAACATCGAGATCGGCACCGTCGAGCGCTTCCTCGCCTCCGACGGCAAGACCATCGATGCCTACCTCCACGGCGGCGGTCGCGCCGGTGTGCTGGTCGAGGGTGAAGGTGTCGACGCCGACACGCTCCACGAGGTGGCGCTCAACGTGGCGTTCGCCAAGCCCACCTACTTGACCCGCGAGGATGTCCCGGCCGACGAGGTTGCGAAGGAGCGCTCCGCGCTGCTCGACATCACCAAGAGCGAGGGCAAGCCAGAAGCAGCGTGGGAGAAGATCGTCGACGGCCGCCTGAATTCCTGGTTCGGCGAGCGCGTCCTGCTCGAGCAGGGCGTCCTCGGCGAGAAGGAGACCGTGTCGCAGCGCATCGGGAGTGGTTCGATCACTCGATTCGTGCTGTCCACGATCGGCTGA